In one Acanthochromis polyacanthus isolate Apoly-LR-REF ecotype Palm Island chromosome 20, KAUST_Apoly_ChrSc, whole genome shotgun sequence genomic region, the following are encoded:
- the slc35b3 gene encoding adenosine 3'-phospho 5'-phosphosulfate transporter 2 → MSSKYGLVGYNSSRKHISISIPSSTEVMSPHIKSVEELKVLGINLSSLSAPTQFFICVAGVFLFYLIYGYLQELIFSVEGFKPFGWYLTLVQFGFYSMFGLVELQLTQDKRRRIPGKTYMIIAFLTVGTMGLSNTSLGYLNYPTQVIFKCCKLIPVMIGGVFIQGKRYNVADVSAALCMSLGLIWFTLADSKVAPNFNATGVLLISLALCADAAIGNVQEKAMKLHNGSNSEMVLYSYSIGFVYILTGLLCVGGLGPAVAFCSEHPVITYGYAFFFSLTGYFGISFVLALIKLFGALVAVTVTTGRKAMTIILSFMFFSKPFTFQYIWGGLLVLFGIFLNVYSKNKDKMKLPSIKDLKGRLLTGKKVRFLSQNV, encoded by the exons ATGAGCAGCAAATATGGCCTGGTGGGCTACAACAGTTCACGGAAGCACATCTCCATCTCCATCCCCTCGTCTACGGAGGTGATGTCTCCCCACATAAAGTctgtggaggagctgaaggtTCTGGGAATCAACCTGAGCAGCTTAAGTGCACCAACACAGTTCTTCATCTGTGTGGCCGGAGTCTTCCTCTTTTACCTTATTTATGGGTACTTGCAG GAGTTAATATTTTCCGTGGAAGGATTCAAGCCTTTTGGTTGGTATCTCACTCTGGTCCAGTTTGGCTTCTACTCCATGTTTGGACTAGTAGAGCTTCAACTCACACAGGACAAACGCAGAAG GATACCAGGGAAGACCTACATGATCATAGCCTTTCTAACAGTGGGCACAATGGGCCTGTCCAATACCTCACTGGGCTACTTGAACTACCCCACACAGGTCATCTTCAAGTGCTGTAAACTCATCCCCGTCATGATCGGAGGAGTGTTTATACAAG GTAAACGGTATAATGTGGCTGATGTATCTGCTGCTCTCTGCATGAGTCTGGGACTCATCTGGTTTACCCTGGCTGACAGCAAAGTGGCCCCCAACTTCAATGCCACGG GTGTCCTCCTCATCTCCCTGGCGCTGTGTGCAGATGCTGCGATTGGAAATGTGCAGGAGAAAGCCATGAAGCTCCATAACGGCTCCAATTCAGAAATG GTGCTGTACTCGTACTCCATTGGGTTTGTCTACATACTGACAGGCCTGCTGTGTGTGGGCGGACTGGGGCCAGCAGTAGCATTCTGCTCAGAG CATCCTGTGATAACATACGGTTACGCATTCTTCTTCTCTCTAACGGGTTATTTTGGCATCTCCTTCGTGCTGGCCTTAATCAAGCTCTTTGGTGCCCTGGTTGCAGTGACAG TGACCACCGGGAGAAAGGCCATGACTATCATACTTTCCTTCATGTTCTTCTCAAAACCTTTCACTTTTCA GTACATCTGGGGTGGCCTTCTGGTGCTATTCGGCATCTTTTTGAAtgtttacagtaaaaacaaagacaaaatgaagcTTCCCTCCATCAAGGACCTTAAAGGCCGGCTACTGACAGGAAAGAAAGTCCGATTCCTCTCACAAAACGTATAG